In Solanum pennellii chromosome 3, SPENNV200, a single window of DNA contains:
- the LOC107015072 gene encoding caffeoylshikimate esterase: MEEEQNKSPLHHYWGNTSEEDYYTLQGIKSTKSFFTSPRDLTLFTRSWLPPTKTPPKGIIFMIHGYGNDISWTFQATPIHLAKKGFACFALDIEGHGQSQGLKAYVPNLDLVIDDCLSFFSFVLTQNTEFQDLPKFLFGESMGGAICVLIHLKRPKEFNGGILIAPMCKISDKVKPIWPIAQFLTLVARFAPTLAVVPTADLLEKSVKVPEKRIIGGRNPNRYFGKPRLGTVVELLRVTDYVSSKLCDVNMPFLVLHGSADVVTDPEVSRELYKLAKSTDKTLKIYDGMMHSLLFGETDENVEIVRGDILAWLNDRC; encoded by the coding sequence ATGGAGGAAGAGCAAAACAAATCTCCTCTCCACCATTATTGGGGAAATACCTCAGAAGAAGATTACTATACTCTTCAAGGTATCAAATCTACTAAATCTTTTTTCACTTCACCTAGAGATTTAACCCTTTTCACAAGATCATGGTTACCCCCAACCAAAACCCCACCTAAAGGTATCATTTTTATGATCCATGGCTATGGAAATGATATCAGTTGGACATTTCAAGCAACCCCAATTCACTTAGCTAAAAAGGGTTTTGCTTGTTTTGCTCTTGACATTGAAGGGCATGGCCAATCTCAAGGTCTTAAAGCTTATGTACCTAATCTTGATTTAGTTATTGATGATTGTTTGTCTTTTTTCAGTTTTGTTTTGACCCAAAATACTGAATTTCAAGATTTGCCTAAATTCCTCTTTGGTGAGTCAATGGGTGGTGCAATTTGTGTTTTGATTCATTTGAAAAGACCTAAAGAGTTTAATGGTGGGATTTTGATAGCCCCAATGTGTAAAATCTCTGATAAAGTGAAACCTATATGGCCAATTGCTCAATTCTTGACATTAGTTGCAAGATTTGCACCAACTTTGGCTGTTGTACCAACAGCTGATTTGTTGGAAAAATCTGTTAAAGTACCTGAAAAAAGGATTATTGGTGGGAGGAATCCTAATAGGTATTTTGGAAAACCAAGATTGGGTACTGTTGTTGAGCTTTTACGTGTGACTGATTATGTTAGTAGCAAACTATGTGATGTGAATATGCCATTTTTAGTGTTACATGGGAGTGCTGATGTTGTTACTGATCCAGAAGTGAGTAGGGAATTGTATAAATTGGCGAAAAGTACGGATAAGACATTGAAGATTTATGATGGTATGATGCATTCTTTGTTGTTTGGAGAGACtgatgaaaatgttgagattgtTCGTGGTGATATATTGGCATGGTTGAATGATAGATGCTGA
- the LOC107014911 gene encoding helicase-like transcription factor CHR28 isoform X2 produces MSSCCGCFSFAVSTDHINDIINRIRISAVQYVKLIINAGSPEQESRSEWLLLSQSAAENKFKSSGTLAAKETSSMEVAVSSADQYYSRLGLCQSSDALPGTWDNYAQPSHAYSFLKQDAPNNLNFEMPSHNDKMLNVMDEQLNHTTGIADSETGIACGNWTTRAGEEVQQAPECQMTPNFGVGNFSSYYNGGNETLLNSGDLFSRLTGSNNMGKIFPQALPRNQSSYLFQNQQFCRSNEKNELLGGADIPTVSELANSFCPAPVTSLSSNDLLVYPKDQNGVLQYNRPSYHLDSFEETSSEKNILVPHDHLADVKIREKSVSSSSASMKQQFGCANLERGEKRRFLKVNGSRRSTITHQEIQRNSLNQRSHSEDDDDLCILEDISAPAKANPCANGKSLVVLQRTTITDSFAPADVGQKRFEVGQTRPKLNDEHVIYQVALQDLSQPKSEESPPDGLLAVPLLRHQRIALSWMVKKEKAAVPCCGGILADDQGLGKTISTIALILKERSPSSRLSTAITRQTKTETLNLDDDDVLSEFDMSKQGSPSCQVDENSGLGCKTSLHAKGRPAAGTLVVCPTSVLRQWSDELHNKVTNKANLSVLVYHGSGRTKDPVELAKYDVVVTTYSIVSMEVPKQPVGEDDEETGKGTHELPSSKKRKTPSSSKKSSSKAKKEVDKELLEASARPLARVGWYRVVLDEAQSIKNYRTQVARACWGLRAKRRWCLSGTPIQNAVDDLYSYFRFLKYDPYAVYKQFCSTIKVPIQRHPTTGYRKLQAVLKTVMLRRTKGTCIDGKPIINLPEKHIVLRKVEFTDEEREFYCRLEAQSRAQFAEYAAAGTVKQNYVNILLMLLRLRQACDHPLLVGGSNSGSVWRSSIEEAKKLPREKLADLLNCLEASLAICGICSDPPEDAVVTVCGHVFCNQCISEHLTGDDTQCPVSACKVQLSGSSVFTKAMLSDFLSGQPRLQNNPDCAGSDVAESLNRSPYDSSKIKAALQVLQSLPKAKSCTLSGRLSGSDVEGASPSENTCDNHAGESSVHTSSKDTTTTAGEKAIVFSQWTGMLDLLEACLKNSSIQYRRLDGTMSVLARDKAVKDFNTLPEVSVIIMSLKAASLGLNMVAACHVLLLDLWWNPTTEDQAIDRAHRIGQTRPVTVLRLTVKDTVEDRILALQQKKREMVASAFGEDETGSRQTRLTVEDLEYLFKI; encoded by the exons ATGTCCAGTTGTTGTGGCTGTTTTAGCTTTGCTGTTAGTACTGATCATATCaatgatataataaatagaATACGGATATCAGCTGTACAATATGTGAAACTCATTATTAACGCTGGTTCTCCAGAGCAGGAATCTCGCTCTGAAT GGTTGCTGCTAAGCCAATCAGCTGCAGAGAACAAGTTCAAAAGCTCAGGAACATTAGCTGCAAAAGAAACATCAAGCATGGAAGTAGCTGTATCTTCGGCTGATCAATACTATTCTAGACTTGGTTTATGTCAGAGTTCTGATGCTTTGCCTGGAACTTGGGATAATTATGCACAACCTTCCCATGCATATTCTTTCCTGAAGCAGGATGCACCAAATAACCTTAATTTTGAAATGCCGTCTCACAATGATAAGATGCTAAATGTAATGGATGAACAATTGAACCATACAACTGGGATTGCTGACTCAGAGACTGGAATAGCATGTGGGAACTGGACAACAAGAGCAGGTGAAGAAGTTCAGCAGGCTCCTGAGTGTCAAATGACTCCAAATTTTGGTGTTGGGAACTTCAGTTCCTATTATAATGGTGGTAACGAAACATTATTAAATAGTGGCGACTTGTTCTCCAGATTAACAGGCAGCAATAATATGGGAAAGATATTTCCTCAGGCTTTGCCTCGCAATCAGTCAAGTTACCTTTTTCAAAACCAGCAGTTTTGCAGAagcaatgagaaaaatgaacttcTAGGCGGTGCTGATATACCTACAGTTTCTGAGCTCGCAAATTCATTTTGTCCTGCTCCTGTAACTTCCCTTTCAAGTAATGATCTTTTGGTGTATCCAAAGGATCAAAATGGTGTACTTCAATATAATAGGCCTTCTTATCACCTTGATAGTTTTGAAGAAACTTCTTCAGAAAAAAACATTCTGGTTCCTCATGATCACCTCGCGGATGtgaaaattagagaaaaatcTGTATCATCGTCATCAGCTTCAATGAAGCAACAGTTCGGTTGTGCAAATTTAGAGAGGGGGGAAAAACGCAGGTTTTTAAAAGTTAACGGTTCTCGTCGATCTACAATCACTCATCAAGAAATTCAGAGAAATTCATTGAATCAAAGAAGCCATagtgaggatgatgatgatctATGCATTCTCGAGGATATAAGTGCACCTGCAAAGGCAAATCCATGTGCTAATGGCAAGTCTCTTGTCGTTCTACAACGTACTACAATTACTGACTCTTTTGCTCCAGCTGACGTGGGACAAAAGAGGTTTGAAGTAGGACAAACGAGGCCAAAGTTAAATGATGAGCATGTCATTTATCAAGTTGCCTTGCAG GATCTTTCTCAGCCGAAATCAGAAGAAAGTCCTCCTGATGGTCTTTTGGCTGTTCCTCTTTTGAGACATCAG CGCATTGCTTTATCATGGATGGTTAAGAAGGAAAAAGCTGCTGTACCCTGTTGTGGTGGGATACTCGCTGATGATCAG GGACTTGGAAAAACTATATCAACAATTGCACTTATACTCAAAGAAAGGTCTCCATCTTCAAGACTTTCTACAGCCATCACCAGACAAACTAAAACGGAGACATTGAAtttagatgatgatgatgttttatCTGAGTTTGACATGTCAAAGCAAGGTTCGCCTTCTTGTCAAGTTGATGAAAATTCTGGCTTGGGCTGTAAAACTTCTTTGCATGCAAAAGGGAGGCCAGCTGCTGGTACCCTTGTCGTTTGTCCTACCAGTGTCCTCCGACAGTGGTCTGATGAGTTGCACAATAAGGTAACAAACAAAGCAAATCTCTCTGTTCTAGTATATCATGGTAGTGGTAGAACAAAGGACCCTGTTGAACTAGCGAAGTATGATGTGGTGGTCACGACATATTCAATCGTAAGCATGGAGGTCCCTAAGCAGCCTGTTGGAGAAGACGATGAGGAGACAGGAAAAGGAACTCATGAATTACCTTCTagtaaaaagagaaaaactCCTTCGAGCTCAAAGAAAAGTTCATCAAAGGCGAAAAAAGAGGTGGATAAGGAATTGCTTGAAGCCAGTGCACGCCCTCTTGCCAGGGTGGGATGGTATAGGGTCGTGCTGGATGAGGCACAAAGCATCAAGAATTACAGAACCCAAGTAGCTAGGGCTTGTTGGGGTCTCCGAGCTAAACGTAGATGGTGTTTGTCAGGGACACCTATCCAAAATGCAGTTGATGACCTTTACAGTTACTTCAGATTCCTCAAATATGACCCATATGCAGTGTACAAACAATTCTGCTCCACAATCAAGGTTCCAATCCAAAGACACCCAACAACTGGGTACAGAAAGCTGCAGGCCGTGCTTAAGACTGTTATGCTTCGTCGCACTAAAG GTACATGTATTGATGGAAAACCCATTATCAACCTTCCAGAGAAACACATTGTTCTGAGAAAAGTTGAATTTACGGATGAGGAACGAGAATTCTACTGCAGACTTGAAGCTCAATCACGTGCTCAGTTTGCT GAATATGCTGCTGCTGGGACTGTCAAACAAAATTATGTGAACATACTCTTGATGCTTTTACGACTGAGACAAGCTTGTGATCACCCTCTTCTTGTTGGAGGCTCCAACTCCGGTTCTGTTTGGAGatcatctattgaggaggccaAGAAATTACCACGAGAGAAATTAGCTGACCTTTTGAATTGCTTGGAAGCTTCTTTAGCAATTTGTGGCATATGCAGT GATCCCCCTGAAGATGCTGTTGTAACAGTTTGTGGACATGTCTTTTGCAATCAGTGCATTAGTGAGCATCTAACCGGTGATGACACTCAGTGTCCTGTATCTGCTTGCAAAGTTCAGCTGAGTGGTTCTTCAGTTTTCACTAAAGCAATGTTAAGCGATTTTCTATCTGGTCAACCCAGGCTGCAAAATAACCCTGACTGTGCTGGCTCTGATGTGGCTGAAAGTTTAAATCGTAGTCCGTATGATTCATCAAAGATTAAAGCTGCTCTTCAGGTGCTGCAGTCTCTGCCTAAAGCTAAGTCTTGCACTCTTAGTGGTCGCCTTTCAGGATCAGACGTTGAAGGAGCTTCTCCTTCAGAAAATACATGTGATAATCATGCTGGAGAATCCAGTGTGCATACAAGTTCCAAAGACACAACCACAACAGCTGGAGAGAAGGCAATTGTCTTTTCTCAGTGGACGGGGATGTTAGATTTACTTGAAGCTTGTCTAAAAAATTCCTCAATTCAGTACCGTAGACTTGATGGAACAATGTCTGTTCTTGCTAGAGACAAGGCTGTCAAAGATTTTAACACACTTCCTGAG GTGTCGGTCATAATCATGTCTCTGAAAGCTGCAAGCCTTGGGCTTAACATGGTTGCAGCTTGTCATGTTCTTCTCTTGGATCTTTGGTGGAACCCTACGACTGAGGATCAAGCAATTGACAGGGCACATCGGATTGGACAGACCCGTCCTGTTACAGTTTTGCGGTTGACTGTAAAAGATACAGTTGAGGATCGTATTTTGGCTCTTCAG caaaagaaaagagaaatggTTGCCTCTGCGTTTGGAGAGGATGAGACTGGTAGCCGACAGACTCGTCTAACTGTGGAGGACCTGGAGTACCTTTTCAAGATTTAG
- the LOC107015071 gene encoding (E,E)-geranyllinalool synthase, with protein MDSSSLSSIESLVHDIKKDLFSKQDNFNTFLTKTIFAYDIAWLAMIPFDNQEKEANGPMFVSCLNWILNNQNEQGFWGESNDENQIPTINTLPITLACMVALKKWNVGERHIRKGLKFIHANMYTLLKENSQCFPCNWFTIVFPSILQLAKAQGLEIIIVNGSNKLLSDVIMKKKALLESEKLNDNIVSEAQAFMSTGNKKCLEYLKSIVQQCPNGVSSRFPVDEELKMLCMVDNIQRMGLAKHFEKEIQQILDQVYNNYQINNLKNNSEYLLSSEEEKTSDDLPDKLLKDSLVFRLLRLQGYKINQGSFCWFLQPHLKDKIEKNKEQFTYVMYNVYRATDLMFNGESQMEEARFFARNFLMNNDNLSLFPSLQKVIEHELNVPWFARLEHLDHRLWIELNQSIPHSIGKSSFYWLSYLQNEKLMQLAVQNYEYRQSIYRKELEDLKRWSKEKGLVDIGFGREKTTYSYFASAASSSSFLPYESFLRLIVAKCSIIITVADDFYDEEASLSELHILSEAIQRWDAKNLDGPSKIIFEALDDLVCDVAKMYHLQHKIDITPQLRHMWKETFDAWMMESSWSKTSNLPSRDKYLQVGMISIGAHILVLHAASLGCTILPNQMFGPINGQYENITKLLMTTTRLLNDIQSYQKEMEVGKMNYTLLHLNENPRGQIEDSIDFVKVILGDKKKEFLENVLMDGFNDMPRTMKLLHLSCLNVFHMFFNSCNLFDTKSAILEDIMRAIYIPLGQNEQTKVMPIQEKKIKEKIEIVKVNACVNYEKNMKQLQVGVGISYVKRQSPKNYNSFGLSTKGLASHILRLCFM; from the exons ATGGATTCCTCATCATTGTCTTCTATTGAATCTCTTGTACATGATATCAAGAAAGATTTGTTCTCAAAGCAAGACAATTTCAACACTTTTTTGACCAAAACAATATTTGCCTATGACATTGCTTGGTTGGCCATGATTCCTTTTgataatcaagaaaaagaagCTAATGGTCCTATGTTTGTGAGTTGTCTAAATTGGATTCTCAACAACCAAAATGAGCAAGGGTTTTGGGGTGAAtcaaatgatgaaaatcaaattCCCACCATTAATACTCTCCCTATTACTCTTGCATGCATGGTAGCACTCAAAAAATGGAATGTGGGTGAAAGACACATAAGAAAAG GCTTGAAATTTATTCATGCAAATATGTATACACTTTTGAAGGAAAATTCTCAATGTTTTCCATGTAATTGGTTCACAATAGTTTTCCCTTCAATTCTTCAACTTGCAAAAGCACAAGGCCTTGAAATTATTATTGTCAATGGATCAAACAAATTGTTATCTGATGTCATCATGAAGAAGAAAGCACTTCTTGAAAg tGAAAAGCTCAATGATAATATTGTTAGTGAAGCACAAGCTTTCATGTCTACTGGAAATAAAAAATGCCTTGAATACCTCAAGTCAATTGTTCAACAATGTCCCAATGGAG TGTCTTCAAGATTTCCAGTGGATGAAGAGCTAAAAATGCTTTGCATGGTTGATAATATACAAAGAATGGGATTGGCTaaacattttgaaaaagaaattcaacAGATTCTTGACCAAGTTTacaataattatcaaataaataatttaaagaataatAGTGAGTATTTATTATcatcagaagaagaaaaaacaagtgATGATTTACCAGACAAATTATTAAAGGACTCATTGGTTTTTAGGCTTCTTAGATTGCAAGGCTACAAAATAAATCAAG GAAGTTTTTGTTGGTTCCTTCAACCACACCTAAAGGACAAAATAGAAAAGAACAAAGAACAATTTACATATGTCATGTACAATGTTTATAGAGCCACAGATTTAATGTTCAATGGTGAATCTCAAATGGAAGAAGCAAGATTTTTTGCCAGAAATTTTCTTATGAATAAtgataatttatcattatttccATCACTTCAAAAAGTG aTTGAGCATGAGTTGAATGTACCATGGTTTGCTCGATTAGAACATCTTGATCACAGATTATGGATTGAATTAAATCAATCTATCCCTCACTCTATTGGAAAATCTTCATTTTATTG gTTGTCTTATCTGCAAAATGAAAAGTTAATGCAATTAGCTGTGCAAAATTATGAATATCGACAGTCAATTTATAGGAAGGAATTGGAAGACCTAAAGAG GTGGTCAAAAGAGAAAGGGCTTGTAGATATTGGATTTGGGAGAGAAAAAActacttattcttattttgCAAGTGCAGCAAGTAGTAGTAGTTTTCTACCTTATGAATCTTTTcttagattaattgttgcaaaATGTTCCATAATTATTACTGTTGCTGATGATTTTTATGATGAAGAAGCCTCTTTAAGTGAACTCCATATATTAAGTGAGGCAATACAAAG gTGGGATGCAAAGAATCTTGATGGACCAAGTAAGATCATATTTGAAGCACTTGATGATCTTGTGTGTGATGTTGCCAAAATGTATCATCTTCAACACAAAATTGACATCACCCCACAACTTAGACACATG tggaaggAGACATTTGATGCATGGATGATGGAAAGCTCATGGAGTAAAACTTCAAATTTGCCATCTAGGGATAAATATCTACAAGTTGGCATGATATCAATTGGTGCACATATTTTAGTTCTTCATGCTGCTTCTCTTGGATGTACTATTTTGCCAAATCAAATGTTTGGGCCAATTAATGGCCAATATGAAAACATTACAAAGTTGCTCATGACCACAACTCGTTTGTTGAATGACATCCAAAGCTATCAA AAAGAAATGGAAGTTGGGAAGATGAACTACACATTGCTTCACTTGAATGAAAACCCTAGGGGACAAATTGAAGATTCAATTGATTTTGTGAAAGTGATATTGGgagataaaaagaaagaatttcttgaaaatgttttaatggaTGGATTCAATGATATGCCAAGAACAATGAAGCTCCTTCacctttcttgtttaaatgtgttTCACATGTTCTTCAATTCTTGCAATTTATTTGATACAAAATCAGCAATACTTGAAGATATAATGAGAGCTATTTACATTCCACTTGGTCAAAATGAACAAACTAAAGTAATGccaattcaagaaaagaaaataaaggaaaagatTGAGATTGTCAAAGTCAATGCATGTGTCAATTAtgagaaaaatatgaaacaatTACAAGTTGGTGTTGGGATAAGTTATGTTAAAAGGCAAAGCCCTAAGAATTATAATTCTTTTGGTTTGTCTACAAAAGGGCTTGCTTCACATATTCTAAGATTATGTTTCATGTAA
- the LOC107014911 gene encoding helicase-like transcription factor CHR28 isoform X1: MMMADKASEYWLSSEDPSVDFDLNFDGPSMDIDDLLSIIEEKSDPPAQQSMPEDLLQNDMGQGYSDLERSSASRAQFLGHIGVSPSSNSEVSDTRTGVSDGSSDSAGNSIVDGRKLGFQLDRCSPVHNFYGSLTDWRLGQDNEWFSDRDNISQSTSSNVQQERLLLSQSAAENKFKSSGTLAAKETSSMEVAVSSADQYYSRLGLCQSSDALPGTWDNYAQPSHAYSFLKQDAPNNLNFEMPSHNDKMLNVMDEQLNHTTGIADSETGIACGNWTTRAGEEVQQAPECQMTPNFGVGNFSSYYNGGNETLLNSGDLFSRLTGSNNMGKIFPQALPRNQSSYLFQNQQFCRSNEKNELLGGADIPTVSELANSFCPAPVTSLSSNDLLVYPKDQNGVLQYNRPSYHLDSFEETSSEKNILVPHDHLADVKIREKSVSSSSASMKQQFGCANLERGEKRRFLKVNGSRRSTITHQEIQRNSLNQRSHSEDDDDLCILEDISAPAKANPCANGKSLVVLQRTTITDSFAPADVGQKRFEVGQTRPKLNDEHVIYQVALQDLSQPKSEESPPDGLLAVPLLRHQRIALSWMVKKEKAAVPCCGGILADDQGLGKTISTIALILKERSPSSRLSTAITRQTKTETLNLDDDDVLSEFDMSKQGSPSCQVDENSGLGCKTSLHAKGRPAAGTLVVCPTSVLRQWSDELHNKVTNKANLSVLVYHGSGRTKDPVELAKYDVVVTTYSIVSMEVPKQPVGEDDEETGKGTHELPSSKKRKTPSSSKKSSSKAKKEVDKELLEASARPLARVGWYRVVLDEAQSIKNYRTQVARACWGLRAKRRWCLSGTPIQNAVDDLYSYFRFLKYDPYAVYKQFCSTIKVPIQRHPTTGYRKLQAVLKTVMLRRTKGTCIDGKPIINLPEKHIVLRKVEFTDEEREFYCRLEAQSRAQFAEYAAAGTVKQNYVNILLMLLRLRQACDHPLLVGGSNSGSVWRSSIEEAKKLPREKLADLLNCLEASLAICGICSDPPEDAVVTVCGHVFCNQCISEHLTGDDTQCPVSACKVQLSGSSVFTKAMLSDFLSGQPRLQNNPDCAGSDVAESLNRSPYDSSKIKAALQVLQSLPKAKSCTLSGRLSGSDVEGASPSENTCDNHAGESSVHTSSKDTTTTAGEKAIVFSQWTGMLDLLEACLKNSSIQYRRLDGTMSVLARDKAVKDFNTLPEVSVIIMSLKAASLGLNMVAACHVLLLDLWWNPTTEDQAIDRAHRIGQTRPVTVLRLTVKDTVEDRILALQQKKREMVASAFGEDETGSRQTRLTVEDLEYLFKI; the protein is encoded by the exons ATGATGATGGCGGACAAGGCGTCAGAATATTGGTTATCATCGGAAGATCCGTCGGTTGATTTTGATCTAAATTTTGATGGGCCAAGTATGGATATAGATGATTTGCTGAGCATTATTGAAGAGAAATCGGATCCTCCTGCTCAGCag AGTATGCCGGAGGATTTATTGCAAAATGACATGGGACAAG GTTATTCAGATTTGGAGAGATCTTCAGCTTCAAGGGCTCAATTTCTTGGACACATTGGAGTTTCCCCTTCGTCCAACTCAGAAGTTTCAGATACAAGGACTGGTGTTTCCGATGGCTCATCTGATTCCGCAGGGAATTCAATTGTTGATGGCAGAAAGCTTGGATTTCAATTAGATAGATGCTCTCCAGTACATAATTTCTATGGAAGCCTGACTGATTGGAGACTTGGTCAGGACAATGAATGGTTCAGTGACAGGGATAACATCTCTCAGAGTACTTCGTCTAATGTACAGCAAGAAA GGTTGCTGCTAAGCCAATCAGCTGCAGAGAACAAGTTCAAAAGCTCAGGAACATTAGCTGCAAAAGAAACATCAAGCATGGAAGTAGCTGTATCTTCGGCTGATCAATACTATTCTAGACTTGGTTTATGTCAGAGTTCTGATGCTTTGCCTGGAACTTGGGATAATTATGCACAACCTTCCCATGCATATTCTTTCCTGAAGCAGGATGCACCAAATAACCTTAATTTTGAAATGCCGTCTCACAATGATAAGATGCTAAATGTAATGGATGAACAATTGAACCATACAACTGGGATTGCTGACTCAGAGACTGGAATAGCATGTGGGAACTGGACAACAAGAGCAGGTGAAGAAGTTCAGCAGGCTCCTGAGTGTCAAATGACTCCAAATTTTGGTGTTGGGAACTTCAGTTCCTATTATAATGGTGGTAACGAAACATTATTAAATAGTGGCGACTTGTTCTCCAGATTAACAGGCAGCAATAATATGGGAAAGATATTTCCTCAGGCTTTGCCTCGCAATCAGTCAAGTTACCTTTTTCAAAACCAGCAGTTTTGCAGAagcaatgagaaaaatgaacttcTAGGCGGTGCTGATATACCTACAGTTTCTGAGCTCGCAAATTCATTTTGTCCTGCTCCTGTAACTTCCCTTTCAAGTAATGATCTTTTGGTGTATCCAAAGGATCAAAATGGTGTACTTCAATATAATAGGCCTTCTTATCACCTTGATAGTTTTGAAGAAACTTCTTCAGAAAAAAACATTCTGGTTCCTCATGATCACCTCGCGGATGtgaaaattagagaaaaatcTGTATCATCGTCATCAGCTTCAATGAAGCAACAGTTCGGTTGTGCAAATTTAGAGAGGGGGGAAAAACGCAGGTTTTTAAAAGTTAACGGTTCTCGTCGATCTACAATCACTCATCAAGAAATTCAGAGAAATTCATTGAATCAAAGAAGCCATagtgaggatgatgatgatctATGCATTCTCGAGGATATAAGTGCACCTGCAAAGGCAAATCCATGTGCTAATGGCAAGTCTCTTGTCGTTCTACAACGTACTACAATTACTGACTCTTTTGCTCCAGCTGACGTGGGACAAAAGAGGTTTGAAGTAGGACAAACGAGGCCAAAGTTAAATGATGAGCATGTCATTTATCAAGTTGCCTTGCAG GATCTTTCTCAGCCGAAATCAGAAGAAAGTCCTCCTGATGGTCTTTTGGCTGTTCCTCTTTTGAGACATCAG CGCATTGCTTTATCATGGATGGTTAAGAAGGAAAAAGCTGCTGTACCCTGTTGTGGTGGGATACTCGCTGATGATCAG GGACTTGGAAAAACTATATCAACAATTGCACTTATACTCAAAGAAAGGTCTCCATCTTCAAGACTTTCTACAGCCATCACCAGACAAACTAAAACGGAGACATTGAAtttagatgatgatgatgttttatCTGAGTTTGACATGTCAAAGCAAGGTTCGCCTTCTTGTCAAGTTGATGAAAATTCTGGCTTGGGCTGTAAAACTTCTTTGCATGCAAAAGGGAGGCCAGCTGCTGGTACCCTTGTCGTTTGTCCTACCAGTGTCCTCCGACAGTGGTCTGATGAGTTGCACAATAAGGTAACAAACAAAGCAAATCTCTCTGTTCTAGTATATCATGGTAGTGGTAGAACAAAGGACCCTGTTGAACTAGCGAAGTATGATGTGGTGGTCACGACATATTCAATCGTAAGCATGGAGGTCCCTAAGCAGCCTGTTGGAGAAGACGATGAGGAGACAGGAAAAGGAACTCATGAATTACCTTCTagtaaaaagagaaaaactCCTTCGAGCTCAAAGAAAAGTTCATCAAAGGCGAAAAAAGAGGTGGATAAGGAATTGCTTGAAGCCAGTGCACGCCCTCTTGCCAGGGTGGGATGGTATAGGGTCGTGCTGGATGAGGCACAAAGCATCAAGAATTACAGAACCCAAGTAGCTAGGGCTTGTTGGGGTCTCCGAGCTAAACGTAGATGGTGTTTGTCAGGGACACCTATCCAAAATGCAGTTGATGACCTTTACAGTTACTTCAGATTCCTCAAATATGACCCATATGCAGTGTACAAACAATTCTGCTCCACAATCAAGGTTCCAATCCAAAGACACCCAACAACTGGGTACAGAAAGCTGCAGGCCGTGCTTAAGACTGTTATGCTTCGTCGCACTAAAG GTACATGTATTGATGGAAAACCCATTATCAACCTTCCAGAGAAACACATTGTTCTGAGAAAAGTTGAATTTACGGATGAGGAACGAGAATTCTACTGCAGACTTGAAGCTCAATCACGTGCTCAGTTTGCT GAATATGCTGCTGCTGGGACTGTCAAACAAAATTATGTGAACATACTCTTGATGCTTTTACGACTGAGACAAGCTTGTGATCACCCTCTTCTTGTTGGAGGCTCCAACTCCGGTTCTGTTTGGAGatcatctattgaggaggccaAGAAATTACCACGAGAGAAATTAGCTGACCTTTTGAATTGCTTGGAAGCTTCTTTAGCAATTTGTGGCATATGCAGT GATCCCCCTGAAGATGCTGTTGTAACAGTTTGTGGACATGTCTTTTGCAATCAGTGCATTAGTGAGCATCTAACCGGTGATGACACTCAGTGTCCTGTATCTGCTTGCAAAGTTCAGCTGAGTGGTTCTTCAGTTTTCACTAAAGCAATGTTAAGCGATTTTCTATCTGGTCAACCCAGGCTGCAAAATAACCCTGACTGTGCTGGCTCTGATGTGGCTGAAAGTTTAAATCGTAGTCCGTATGATTCATCAAAGATTAAAGCTGCTCTTCAGGTGCTGCAGTCTCTGCCTAAAGCTAAGTCTTGCACTCTTAGTGGTCGCCTTTCAGGATCAGACGTTGAAGGAGCTTCTCCTTCAGAAAATACATGTGATAATCATGCTGGAGAATCCAGTGTGCATACAAGTTCCAAAGACACAACCACAACAGCTGGAGAGAAGGCAATTGTCTTTTCTCAGTGGACGGGGATGTTAGATTTACTTGAAGCTTGTCTAAAAAATTCCTCAATTCAGTACCGTAGACTTGATGGAACAATGTCTGTTCTTGCTAGAGACAAGGCTGTCAAAGATTTTAACACACTTCCTGAG GTGTCGGTCATAATCATGTCTCTGAAAGCTGCAAGCCTTGGGCTTAACATGGTTGCAGCTTGTCATGTTCTTCTCTTGGATCTTTGGTGGAACCCTACGACTGAGGATCAAGCAATTGACAGGGCACATCGGATTGGACAGACCCGTCCTGTTACAGTTTTGCGGTTGACTGTAAAAGATACAGTTGAGGATCGTATTTTGGCTCTTCAG caaaagaaaagagaaatggTTGCCTCTGCGTTTGGAGAGGATGAGACTGGTAGCCGACAGACTCGTCTAACTGTGGAGGACCTGGAGTACCTTTTCAAGATTTAG